The Stenotrophomonas maltophilia sequence CCGCCGGCGAGCTGAGGACGGCAGTGGTCAACATCGGATGTTGACCAAGAAGTTGACCAAACGCTGCCAATCGATGCCCATTTCTGCCCATGCGGCAGTCATGAACGAAAAAGCCCATCATGCTAAGGCATTGATGGGCTTCATTATTTCTGCGTTTTGGAAACCGGCGCCGATGGCGTCACGGGGACAATGCACCCCCGGTTTCTACAGTGCTGCAAGGTGCAGGGCCGATTCCGTGTCGCCACGGGCAGGGCCTGCCCAGCGCCGCGAGTGTTACGGCAATACGGCTGAACAGTCACGCACGGGAGTCGGAACCTGGAAATACACGATGGAGCCGGCGGAGGGGCCATCCGTCCGTCGCCGGCTCCGCCCATGCCGCTTGGCACGTTGTGGTCACCGCAGCGGCGTGCTCGAATCGGTCAACGCCCTTCCGCGGACGGCCCCGGCCATGCCCTCCAGCTCCCGCATTCTGCGATTCCGTGGTGCTGCCGCAGCACTCGCCGTCCTGGTGGCGATGCCGTTCTGCACGCTCCAGGCGGCGGAGCCTCCCTATTCGGTGGAGGCCCGCTACAGCCGGGCGCTGGATCTGTTCAATCTGCTGGACAACCTGCCGGACTGGCTGCCTGGATACACCTCGCCGGTGTATCGGGAAGCGTGGCAACGCCGCTTTGGCCTGAGCGATCAGGACCGGGCGCTGTTGGCCGACTACGCGGCTTTCCGACAGCGCACGTCACCGCTTGCGCGGAGCGGTAGGGAACCATCGGCGCCGGCTGATCGCCTGTTCGCGGGTGCTGACACCCGCACCGGCGATCCTTACGCGAGGTATTTCCTGGCCGTGCCGTCCTTCACCGCAGCGGTTGACGCCGCCATCGCGGGGCAGGACAGGGAGGATCAGCTGCTGCTGCGCCGCTACTATGCGCACTTCGCGCCACATGCCGAACAGCTGCTGGCGGCCCAGGCGCCGTTTGTTGCGCAGCAGGCATTGCTTGCCCGGCAACTGGCCGCGCCTGCAGTGCTGGCGCTGGCCCAGCAGATGAAGGCGTTCTTCAACGTGGACGATTCGCCCGTCTTCCAGGTCCGCTTCGTATGGTGGCCCGAGGCGGAACGAACCCAGGCCAAGCTGCGCGGGGGCTACATCCTGCTGTTCTCGACGTTCGGGACCGACGAGGATTGGGCGCCGATCGTGATGCGCGAGTTCAGTCATTTTCTTTCGGCGGGACAGCCAGCGCCGCAGCGGCGGCTCCTGGCCGAGTCCTTCGCCGCGTTGTGCCCGGAGGCCCTGGCACTGCCCAACCCCCTCAATGCACTGGAAGAGCCGCTGGCGATCTACTGGGGCCAGTACCGCTTCGAGCAGCAGGTGCGGGGCGAGGCGCTGTCGGCGGAGAGCGCCTGGTACGTGCAGCCGCAGGCCGACCGTGCGGCGAAGGCGCTTGCAATGGCCTTCCCGGCCCGCGGCCCCGCGCCACGCCTGGAGGTGGGCCCCTTGCTGCGAGCTGCGGCGTCTGCCTGCAGCGCTCCAGAAGACGAGCGGCGTTGATTGGCACGCCGGGGTATCCGGTCCGCAGGGTTGGCGCCTGCCCGCGCATTCTGGCAATCCGCAAGAAGTTGTAGAGCCGCCGTCATAGCGGATTGGTAACTTCATTGGCACGAATTTGCGACACACTGGCGACGACCATCCAAGCCGGTACAGACACGGAGACGGTGGGTGACCGATGCAAGCCAACAACGCAGCCTGCGACAGCTGATCGGGCCGGTCGGTGCCGACTACCAGCGGCGCGCGTTGCCGCCGGGCTGGGTCTGGGCGGTGCTGGCGGTGCTGCTGGCGGCCACCTGGCTGACCGAGCTGCCGGCCACGGCTGCGGCCGCGCTGATCGCCAGCGCGGTGGTGGTGCACTGGTCGCAGCGCGGTCGCATCCATTGGCTGGGTTGGCGCCTGCCGGGCCTGGCCGTACTGGCGGCCCTGCTGTGGGGGCCGGAAGTGCTGTCGCAGTGGTTCGAGCACGGGCTGGCCGTGGTCCTGATGTCGCTGGCCAGTCTCAGTATTGGCGTGCACGTGTGGCAGTCGCGGCAGATGGCGCGCCAGCTGCAGGGCGCCGCCGATGCGCTGGATGATGCCCAGCTGCTGTCCTTGCTGCCGGATGATGCCGCGCAGCTGGCCCAGCAGTGGCGGAGGGGGGATGATCGCCATGCGCCGGAACTGGCGGTGGTGATGCACCTGGCGGTGATGCACGCGGCGCTGGCGCCGCGCATGCGCGGGCAGGGCGTGCTGGCAGGGTGATCGGTCGGCGGCGTCTACAGCCGCTGCGGCCGGGAACCTGGCAACGCCTTGCGCAGGTAGATCCGCTCGTGACCGGGCGGGCAGTCGGGCAGCCGCCCGTACACGGTGTAGCCCTGCCGCAGGTAGAAGGCTTCGGCCTGCCAGTCGAACGTGTCCAGCATCACGCTGCGGGCGCCATGGCGGTGCGCAACGGCTTCCGCTTCCGCCAGCAGGCACTGGCCGATGCCTTGCCCGCGCAGTTCCGGGTCCACCCACAGCACATGCACCTGCAGCCAGCCGGCACAGACATCGGCCAGTACGCCGCCGCGTAGCGCGCCGTGCTCGTCATGCCAGGCCAGGCGCACTGGAATGTCGTCGAACGCATCGCCGCCGTGGGCCTTGTTGAAGGCCAGCAGGCGCGCACACAAGGTGCGCGTTTCATCGGCGCTGGCGGTCACCATGGCGCCGATGGGAGTGTTCATGCGTCGCGGTTGCCGCGACGCATCACGCGCTGCTTCTCGATCGCCCAGTCGCGATCCTTGGCGGCATCGCGCTTGTCGTGGGTCTGCTTGCCCTTGGCCAGCGCGACTTCGAGCTTGATCTTGTTCTTGCTCCAGTACATCGCGGTCGGCACGATCGTGTAGCCATCGCGCTCGACCTTGCCGACCAGCTTGTCGATCTCGCTCCGGTGCAGCAGCAGCTTGCGCTCGCGCCGGTCGTTGGCGACCACGTGGGTGGAGGCCTGGATCAACGGGGTGATCTGGGCGCCGATCAGGAAGATCTCGCCGTGCTTCACGTAGGCGTAGGCATCGATGATGTTGCCGCGGCCAGCGCGGATCGACTTCACCTCCCAGCCCTGCAGGGCCAGGCCGGCCTCGAAGCGCTCTTCGATGTGGTACTCGTGGCGGGCACGCTTGTTCAACGCGATGGTCTTGTTGGCCGTCGCGCTCTTTGCTTTATCCTTGCCGCTGTTCTTGCTCATTTCCGTATTGTCTCCGATTCGGGCCCGCCCGGTCGATTGCCGAAACGTCCTGTATTCATGCCTACTATCCGCCGCAGCGCCCTGGTCGAGCATTCGTCCGCGCGCATGTTCGACCTGGTCAACGATGTCCAGGCCTATCCGCGCCGCTTCCGCTGGTGCTCGGCTGCCCAGATCCTGGAGCAGGGCGAGGACCGCCTGGTGGCGCGCCTGGACCTGGGCCTGGGTTCGTTCAGCACCTGGTTCCAGACCGAAAACACCCTGCAGCGCCCGCACAGCATCGACATGCAGCTGCGCGATGGCCCGTTCAAGCAGTTGCACGGCCGCTGGGAATTCCATGCACTGGCCGAGGACGCCTGCAAGGTCACCCTGACCCTGGAATTCGAGCCCAGCTCGCGCCTGCTGGGGCCGGCCCTGGCGATCGGCTTCCAGGGTCTGGCCGATCGGATGGTCAATGATTTCGTCCGCGTCGCCGACGAGGCCTGAGCGATGATCGAGGTCGAGGTGGTACTCGCCTGGCCGCAGCACGTGCTGTCGCGCCGGCTGCAGCTGGACGAGGGCGCGACCGTGGCCGATGCCATTGCCGCCGCCGCGCTGGAGGGCAGTGACCGATGCCCGGCCGCGGCCGTGCATGGCGTACTGGCGCGCCCGCAGCAGGTGGTGCTGGAGGGTGACCGCATCGAGCTGCTACGCCCGTTGCTGGCCGACCCAAAGGACAACCGCCGGCGACGCGCGCTCGGCGGTTGATGCCCGCAACCCGTCCGTGGGGACGGACAGGGGGCCTCAGCGGCCCTTCTTCTTCTTGTCCTTCGGCAGGTTGCGGCCGAACTGGCGCACGGTCTGCTGGGCCAGGGCCTTGTCGTTGCCCGGGAAGTAATCGCCTTCCCAACGGGTCACGGTGTCATTCTCGAAGAACACCACGAAGTTCTTCACTTCGGTGCGGCCCAGGCGGTTCACGCGCTGGCTGGAGGTGTAGTCCCAGCGCTGGGCGTGGAACGGATCGGGAATGGACGGGGTGCCCAGCAGCGCGGTGACCTGCTGCTTGCTCTGCCCGACCTGCAGCTTGGCCACGGCATCTTCCCGGATCAGGTTGCCCTGATAGATGGGTTGCTTGTAGATGATGCCGCACCCGGTGGTGGACAGGGCGACGGCGGCGACCAACAGGAGATTGCGCATCGGGACTGGCGGTTGGGGAAATCAAACCGATGATACACTCCCGGCGTGCCACCGCGACCCAATCCGAGGCAGCTGGCGCTAAATCGCCAATGAACGGAGACCTATGGAAACCCACGACCTGCGAAAAGTCGGCCTGAAGGTGACCCATCCACGGATGCGGATCCTGGCGCTGCTCGAACAGCGCAATGCCCAGCACCACATGACCGCCGAAGACATCTACCGCCAGCTGCTGGAGCATGGCGATGAGATCGGCCTGGCTACGGTGTACCGGGTGCTGACCCAGTTCGAGGCCGCCGGCCTCGTGCTCAAGCACAATTTCGAAGGCGGCCAGGCCGTCTACGAGCTGGACCGTGGCGGCCACCACGACCATATGGTCGACGTGGACAGCGGCAAGATCATCGAGTTTGAAAGCCACGAGATCGAGGAGCTGCAGCGCAAGATTGCAGCCGACCACGGCTACGAGCTGGAAGAGCACTCGCTGGTGCTGTACGTGCGCAAGAAGCGCAAGTAAGCCGATCCGCCCAGCCATAAGCGACGAAACCCCGGGCCTGCCCGGGGTTTTTCGTTGCCGGGGTCAGAGCCCTTTCCCTTCAGGAAAGGGATCCGACCCCTTGTGACCCAGCAGGATCTCCAGATCCACCGCTTCGGCCATCGCCCGGTTGCCCGCATCGCCCGGGTGCAGGTGATCGCCGGAGTCGTAAGCAGCGGCCATCCGTGACGGATCGGCCGGGTCGCGCAGCGCGGCATCCAGGTCGATCACCGCGTCAAACGGACTGTCCGTGCGCAGCCAGGCATTGAGCTGGCGGCGCAGGGAATCCTTGTCCGGCTGGTAGTAGTCGTCCAGCGGCGTGCCGGGCAGGGCGTCGGCGAACGGTGTCAGCGTGACGCCCACGATCCGAACGCCATGGTGGTGGGCCTGTTCGGCCAGGGCGCGATACCCCGCCTGCAGTTCGGCAAGCGTGGGCCGCGCCTGCTTGAGGGCGAAGGCGGTGCCGGGCCAGCTGATGTCATTGATGCCAACCAGCACGATCACGTTGGACACGCCAGGCTGATCCAGTGCATCGCGGTGGAAACGGACCAGCGCGGACTCCCCCATGCCGTCGCGCAAGAGGCGGCCACCGGAGATACCGGCATTGACCACCGCCACGCCACGCGGTGCCAGACGCGCGGCCAGATGGTCGGTCCAGCGCTGGTCCCGGTCGAGGCTGGCGGTGGCGCCGTCGGTGATCGAATCGCCGATCACCACCACGCTGCGCGCGCTGGCCGGTGCCTCGACCTCGATACCGGTCAGGAACAGGCGGGCCGTGGTGGCGCTGGCCCGGTCCAGCCCGCGTGCCAGGCTCTGGTCGCCGGGGGCGATCCAACTGGTCTGGCGGCCCTCCCAATGAAAGGTCTGCAGCGGCGTCGGCGCTGGCACAAAGACGCTGATCTGCAGCGCCTGGCCATCCTGTACAGCCAGCGACAGCGGGTCGCTCAGCCGTTCCTGGCCGGGGCCGATCAGCACCTCGGGCCGGCCATCGAAGCGGAGCGGCTGCGGCGTCGCACCTGCCTGCGGCGCCACGCTGGCGCCGCCGATCCGCAGCGGGCGGGTGCCATGGGCATTGCTCAACCGCACCCGCAGGCGCGGGCCGCCCAGGCTGATGCGTGCGGTCTGGCGGAAGGTCTGGTCGTGCAGCGACGCCGGTATCAATGACGGGAACAGGAAGTCCGCTCCCCAGACCGGTTGCGGGCTGGCCTGCCAGCTGGCAACCCAGTGCGGGGCAGGGGCGGCGCTGGCGGCGCTGGACAGGCCGATCAATGCGGTGGCGGCGAGCTGGCTGAAGCGGTTCATTGGGCAATCCCGGCTGGAGGGAAGGCCATGGTGATTCCGCACTCATCTGTGAACTAGACTGCGCATGGACAATCATCTGTGAACTGGATTCATTGCCATGGCGCGCTCCGACATCAACCGATCCGGCGAACTGGAAGTGTTCGTGCGGGTGATCGAGACCGGCGGCTTTTCCGCGGCCGCCCGAACGTTGGAGATGACCCCGTCGGCGGTCAGCAAGCTGGTGGCGAGGCTGGAACAACGGTTGGGTACGCGCCTGCTGCAACGCTCCACCCGCCAGCTGCAGCTGACTCCGGAGGGCTGCGCGTTCTACGAGCGCGGCCTGCGCGTGCTGGCCGACCTGGACGAGGCCGAGCGCTGTGCCAGTGCTCACGCCGAGCCGCGTGGACGCCTGCGGGTCAATTCCAATGTGCCGTTCGGCCAGCATTTCCTGTTGCCGCTGCTGCCGGCGTTCCTGCAGCGCAACCCGCAGGTAGGCGTGGACCTGACCCTCAACGACGAGGTGATCGACCTGCTGGAGCAGCGCACCGACGTGGCGGTGCGGGCCGGTCCGCTGAAGAGCTCCAGCCTGGTGGCGCGGCGGCTGGGCGCGACGCGGATGATGATCGTGGTTGCACCTGCATATGCGCAGCGCCACGGCCTGCCGGCCGACGTCGAGGCGCTGCAGTCACACAATCGGCTGGACATCGGCCATGCACGTGCG is a genomic window containing:
- a CDS encoding type II toxin-antitoxin system RatA family toxin, which encodes MPTIRRSALVEHSSARMFDLVNDVQAYPRRFRWCSAAQILEQGEDRLVARLDLGLGSFSTWFQTENTLQRPHSIDMQLRDGPFKQLHGRWEFHALAEDACKVTLTLEFEPSSRLLGPALAIGFQGLADRMVNDFVRVADEA
- the fur gene encoding ferric iron uptake transcriptional regulator → METHDLRKVGLKVTHPRMRILALLEQRNAQHHMTAEDIYRQLLEHGDEIGLATVYRVLTQFEAAGLVLKHNFEGGQAVYELDRGGHHDHMVDVDSGKIIEFESHEIEELQRKIAADHGYELEEHSLVLYVRKKRK
- a CDS encoding LysR family transcriptional regulator — its product is MARSDINRSGELEVFVRVIETGGFSAAARTLEMTPSAVSKLVARLEQRLGTRLLQRSTRQLQLTPEGCAFYERGLRVLADLDEAERCASAHAEPRGRLRVNSNVPFGQHFLLPLLPAFLQRNPQVGVDLTLNDEVIDLLEQRTDVAVRAGPLKSSSLVARRLGATRMMIVVAPAYAQRHGLPADVEALQSHNRLDIGHARAMQGWPLLQDGRERMLLPSGNARASNGDALRQLVLGGLGMARLAAFQVQADIAAGRLLPVLEEANPGDLEEVHAVFLGQGGYLPLRVRAFLDFLVENVDLTQPRG
- a CDS encoding SGNH/GDSL hydrolase family protein → MNRFSQLAATALIGLSSAASAAPAPHWVASWQASPQPVWGADFLFPSLIPASLHDQTFRQTARISLGGPRLRVRLSNAHGTRPLRIGGASVAPQAGATPQPLRFDGRPEVLIGPGQERLSDPLSLAVQDGQALQISVFVPAPTPLQTFHWEGRQTSWIAPGDQSLARGLDRASATTARLFLTGIEVEAPASARSVVVIGDSITDGATASLDRDQRWTDHLAARLAPRGVAVVNAGISGGRLLRDGMGESALVRFHRDALDQPGVSNVIVLVGINDISWPGTAFALKQARPTLAELQAGYRALAEQAHHHGVRIVGVTLTPFADALPGTPLDDYYQPDKDSLRRQLNAWLRTDSPFDAVIDLDAALRDPADPSRMAAAYDSGDHLHPGDAGNRAMAEAVDLEILLGHKGSDPFPEGKGL
- a CDS encoding GNAT family N-acetyltransferase; the encoded protein is MNTPIGAMVTASADETRTLCARLLAFNKAHGGDAFDDIPVRLAWHDEHGALRGGVLADVCAGWLQVHVLWVDPELRGQGIGQCLLAEAEAVAHRHGARSVMLDTFDWQAEAFYLRQGYTVYGRLPDCPPGHERIYLRKALPGSRPQRL
- a CDS encoding RnfH family protein, with the translated sequence MIEVEVVLAWPQHVLSRRLQLDEGATVADAIAAAALEGSDRCPAAAVHGVLARPQQVVLEGDRIELLRPLLADPKDNRRRRALGG
- a CDS encoding outer membrane protein assembly factor BamE: MRNLLLVAAVALSTTGCGIIYKQPIYQGNLIREDAVAKLQVGQSKQQVTALLGTPSIPDPFHAQRWDYTSSQRVNRLGRTEVKNFVVFFENDTVTRWEGDYFPGNDKALAQQTVRQFGRNLPKDKKKKGR
- the smpB gene encoding SsrA-binding protein SmpB, with protein sequence MSKNSGKDKAKSATANKTIALNKRARHEYHIEERFEAGLALQGWEVKSIRAGRGNIIDAYAYVKHGEIFLIGAQITPLIQASTHVVANDRRERKLLLHRSEIDKLVGKVERDGYTIVPTAMYWSKNKIKLEVALAKGKQTHDKRDAAKDRDWAIEKQRVMRRGNRDA